One stretch of Dromaius novaehollandiae isolate bDroNov1 unplaced genomic scaffold, bDroNov1.hap1 HAP1_SCAFFOLD_36, whole genome shotgun sequence DNA includes these proteins:
- the LOC135326560 gene encoding olfactory receptor 6X1-like: protein MENQTSVTEFILLGFPSIQKVHVLLFVGVLVIYLLTVTGNIIIIAIVLTDCTLHRPMYFFLGNLSSLGILYISATVPKLLANLLDAKKSISIAGCKAQAFSHFFLGATEFFLLTAMSFDRYLAICSPLHYTTIMSGRLCAQLSFASWAGGFLTVFVQGFLVFQLTFCGPNVINHFYCDVEPLLQLACTDTHYIERIIFIVAAVVLFSTSILTTVSYSFIIFTILRIPSASGRQKAFSTCIAHLSVLLLLYGAVIFIYARPSGHASLSRNKAVSLLNTLVTPLLNPFIYTLRNKEVKTALKKALIRNKMLEVKK, encoded by the coding sequence ATGGAAAACCAAACTTCTGTGACTGAATTTATTCTTCTTGGTTTCCCCAGCATTCAGAAGGTTCATGTTTTGCTCTTTGTGGGTGTCTTGGTCATCTACCTGTTGACTGTCACTGGGAACATCATCATCATTGCCATAGTGCTAACTGACTGCACTCTCCACAGGCCCATGTATTTCTTCCTCGGAAACCTCTCATCCTTAGGAATCCTCTACATCTCAGCTACAGTCCCCAAACTCTTGGCCAACCTCTTGGATGCCAAGAAGTCTATCAGCATAGCCGGCTGCAAAGCTCAAGCCTTCTCCCACTTTTTCCTAGGTGCCACTGAGTTTTTCCTCCTCACAgccatgtcctttgaccgctacctAGCCATATGCAGCCCTCTCCATTATACCACCATCATGAGTGGAAGACTGTGCGCTCAGCTGTCTTTTGCCTCTTGGGCTGGTGGTTTCCTGACTGTCTTTGTGCAAGGCTTCCTGGTGTTCCAGCTGACGTTCTGTGGCCCCAATGTCATCAACCACTTCTACTGTGATGTGGAGCCACTGCTGCAGTTGGCTTGCACTGATACTCACTATATTGAAAGGATCATCTTCATAGTTGCTGCTGTAGTTCTGTTCAGCACTTCCATTCTGACCACTGTCTCCTACTCCTTCATCATTTTCACCATACTGAGGATCCCGTCTGCTTCAGGGAGACAGAAGGCTTTTTCCACCTGCATTGCCCATCTGTCGGTACTTCTCTTGCTTTATGGAGCAGTCATATTTATTTATGCCAGGCCAAGCGGGCATGCCTCGCTAAGTAGGAACAAAGCGGTGTCCCTTCTGAACACCCTTGTGACACCACTGCTCAACCCTTTCATTTATACCTTGAGGAACAAGGAGGTAAAGACTgccctaaaaaaggcactcatcagaaataaaatgcttgagGTAAAAAAGTGA